From the Streptomyces sp. Tu 2975 genome, one window contains:
- a CDS encoding transposase has product MTGVITASEPSWIAPFTGLSPRLFGKLVTVLRREGADAVRKGRPWSLPLEDRALLVAAYWRTNLTMRQPAPLFGVSKSAADRIIDHLGPRLALQPRKRFAKNTVLIVDGTLPTRDHTVAEQSKNYRYSTNHQVVIDADTRLVVVVGRPLAGNRNDCKAWEESGAKAAVGKTMTIADGGYPGTGLVMPHRRRKGEDLPDWKEAHNKFHKQVRARVEHVFARMKTWKILRDCRLKGDGVHHAMLGIARMHNLALAG; this is encoded by the coding sequence GTGACTGGTGTGATCACGGCGTCGGAGCCGTCCTGGATAGCCCCGTTCACCGGGCTGAGCCCCCGTCTCTTCGGCAAGCTGGTGACCGTACTGCGGCGCGAGGGTGCGGATGCGGTCCGCAAGGGCCGGCCGTGGAGCCTCCCGCTGGAGGACCGGGCTCTGCTGGTCGCGGCGTACTGGCGCACGAACTTGACGATGCGCCAGCCCGCCCCGCTCTTCGGGGTGTCCAAGTCGGCAGCTGACCGCATCATCGACCACCTCGGGCCGAGGCTCGCGCTCCAACCCCGCAAGCGGTTCGCCAAGAACACCGTGCTCATCGTGGACGGCACCCTGCCCACCCGGGACCACACGGTGGCGGAGCAGTCCAAGAACTACCGGTACTCGACCAACCACCAGGTCGTCATCGACGCCGACACCCGCCTGGTCGTCGTGGTGGGCCGGCCTCTTGCCGGAAACCGTAACGACTGCAAGGCGTGGGAGGAATCCGGCGCCAAAGCTGCCGTCGGCAAGACCATGACGATCGCCGACGGCGGCTATCCCGGCACCGGGCTCGTCATGCCCCACCGCCGGCGCAAGGGCGAAGACCTTCCGGACTGGAAGGAAGCACACAACAAGTTCCACAAGCAGGTCCGCGCCCGCGTCGAGCACGTGTTCGCCCGCATGAAGACCTGGAAGATCCTCCGTGACTGCCGCCTCAAAGGCGACGGAGTCCACCACGCCATGCTCGGCATTGCCCGGATGCACAACCTCGCCCTCGCCGGATAG
- a CDS encoding glyoxalase — translation MSPTGSQKSFWGYGGVVQAPDGTVWQVASFSKKDTGPDSRRIDAIVLLLGVSDMAASKQFYVDRGLPVAKSFGSTYVEFESSSSPVKLSLYGRRDLAKVAGIAPEGTGSHRLAIGSDAGTFTDPDGFPWQPAA, via the coding sequence TTGTCCCCAACAGGCTCTCAGAAGTCGTTCTGGGGCTACGGCGGCGTCGTACAGGCCCCGGACGGGACGGTCTGGCAAGTTGCAAGCTTCTCCAAGAAGGACACCGGTCCGGACAGTCGCCGGATCGACGCGATCGTTCTGCTGCTGGGCGTCTCGGACATGGCCGCGAGCAAGCAGTTCTATGTCGACCGCGGTCTCCCTGTGGCGAAGAGCTTCGGCAGCACGTACGTCGAGTTCGAGTCTTCGTCGAGCCCCGTCAAGCTGTCGCTGTACGGGCGTCGCGACCTGGCCAAGGTCGCCGGCATTGCGCCGGAGGGCACTGGATCGCACCGGCTCGCGATCGGCAGCGACGCCGGGACCTTCACCGACCCCGATGGATTCCCTTGGCAGCCCGCGGCGTGA
- a CDS encoding endonuclease/exonuclease/phosphatase family protein: MTRNLYLGADLTPVLAATSPQGLVAAVTTVWANVQATNFPERADALADEIAESDPHLVGLQEAVLWRSQTPAGPGSATHVEYDFLQILLDELSARGKHYAAVASVTVGSDFEAPRSTPSGLQDIRLTDRDVLLARSDLPARNFSVANAQAARFQNYVPICRPVLGCPPNPPLRVERGWVAADATLRGRTSRVVTTHLEPAAPAVQEAQTDELLAGPLNTTLPTVLLGDLNSAAGGVGATPGTNTQSYNRLLAAGFTDAWTATRPRNPGFTCCQAPDLRNPTSNLTQRIDYVLLRGKVTALATNRVGAAQADRTPSGLWPSDHAGVRSVLQLR; encoded by the coding sequence ATGACCCGCAACCTCTACCTGGGCGCCGACCTCACGCCCGTCCTCGCCGCCACCAGCCCACAGGGGCTCGTCGCCGCGGTGACCACAGTGTGGGCGAACGTCCAGGCGACGAATTTCCCCGAGCGAGCCGATGCGCTGGCCGACGAGATCGCCGAAAGCGACCCTCACCTCGTCGGCCTCCAGGAAGCCGTGCTGTGGCGCAGCCAGACGCCTGCCGGGCCGGGCAGCGCCACCCACGTCGAGTACGACTTCCTTCAGATCCTTCTGGATGAGCTCTCCGCCCGGGGCAAGCACTACGCGGCCGTGGCCAGCGTCACCGTCGGCAGCGACTTCGAGGCCCCGCGTTCCACGCCCAGCGGCTTGCAGGACATCCGCCTCACCGACCGCGACGTACTTCTGGCCCGCTCCGACCTGCCGGCCCGTAACTTCTCCGTGGCCAACGCGCAGGCCGCCCGGTTCCAGAACTACGTGCCCATCTGCCGCCCCGTGCTGGGCTGCCCGCCCAATCCGCCCCTGCGGGTCGAGCGCGGCTGGGTCGCGGCCGACGCCACGCTGCGCGGCCGCACCAGCCGAGTGGTGACCACCCATCTCGAGCCCGCTGCCCCTGCCGTCCAGGAAGCACAGACCGACGAACTGCTCGCGGGCCCGCTGAACACCACGCTCCCCACCGTACTGCTCGGCGACCTCAACTCGGCCGCCGGCGGAGTCGGCGCAACACCGGGAACCAACACCCAGAGCTACAACCGCCTCCTGGCCGCCGGATTCACCGACGCCTGGACCGCCACCCGCCCCCGCAACCCAGGCTTCACCTGCTGTCAGGCCCCCGACCTGCGCAACCCCACCTCCAACCTCACCCAGCGCATCGACTACGTGCTCCTCCGCGGCAAGGTCACCGCACTGGCGACAAACCGGGTGGGCGCCGCCCAGGCTGACCGCACCCCGTCAGGCCTGTGGCCCTCCGACCACGCCGGCGTCAGAAGCGTGCTCCAGCTGCGTTGA
- a CDS encoding aldo/keto reductase, protein MELRTLGSQGLTVSAEGLGCMGMSAFYGSTDEAESLATIDRALELGVTLLDTAESYGPFINEQLLGKALAGRREQAVVATKTGIEFTDDGTLVGHNGRPEYIRRSLDRSLRHLDTDHVDLYYLHRVDPQVPIEETVGAMSELVAAGKVRYIGLSEVAPQTIRRAHSVHPITAVQTEYSLFERGIEHDGVMATLNELGIGLVAYSPLGRGFLSGAITSPDDFAADDFRRTDPRFQGENFARNLAVVDEVRRIAAAKQVSPSQLALAWVLHQDAVAIPGTKRRRYLEENVAATTVTITADDLAAIEAVAPRGIVSGDRYAPELMQNLNG, encoded by the coding sequence ATGGAACTCCGCACCCTCGGCAGCCAGGGCCTGACCGTCTCCGCCGAAGGACTCGGCTGCATGGGCATGAGTGCCTTCTACGGCAGCACCGACGAGGCCGAGTCCCTCGCCACCATCGACCGCGCCCTGGAACTGGGCGTGACCCTGCTGGACACTGCCGAGAGCTACGGCCCGTTCATCAACGAGCAGCTCCTCGGCAAGGCCCTCGCCGGCCGCCGTGAGCAGGCCGTCGTCGCCACCAAGACCGGCATCGAGTTCACCGACGACGGCACGCTCGTCGGCCACAACGGGCGCCCCGAGTACATCCGTCGTTCCCTGGACCGCTCCCTGCGCCACCTTGACACCGACCACGTCGACCTCTACTACCTGCACCGGGTCGACCCGCAGGTGCCGATCGAGGAGACCGTCGGCGCCATGAGCGAGCTGGTGGCCGCCGGCAAGGTCCGCTACATCGGCCTGTCCGAGGTCGCCCCGCAGACCATTCGCCGCGCCCACTCCGTCCACCCGATCACGGCGGTCCAGACCGAGTACTCGCTCTTCGAGCGCGGCATCGAGCACGACGGGGTCATGGCCACCCTGAACGAGCTCGGGATCGGCCTGGTCGCCTACTCGCCGCTCGGCCGCGGGTTCCTGTCCGGTGCGATCACCAGCCCGGACGACTTCGCCGCCGACGACTTCCGCCGCACCGACCCGCGCTTCCAGGGCGAGAACTTCGCCCGCAACCTGGCCGTGGTCGACGAGGTCCGCCGCATCGCCGCCGCCAAGCAGGTCTCGCCATCCCAGCTGGCTCTCGCCTGGGTGCTGCACCAGGACGCGGTCGCCATCCCCGGCACCAAGCGCCGCCGCTACCTGGAGGAGAACGTCGCCGCCACCACCGTGACGATCACCGCTGATGACTTGGCCGCCATCGAAGCCGTCGCCCCGCGCGGCATCGTCTCCGGCGACCGCTACGCCCCCGAGCTGATGCAGAACCTCAACGGCTGA
- a CDS encoding TetR/AcrR family transcriptional regulator encodes MKGATLTTKPSVLRADARRNRERILEAAVRAFSEKGADVAIDTIAKTAGVGSATLYRHFPTREALVEAAYRNELARVCDSAAKLLDDNPPDRAIRLWMDAFIDYLTAKQGMADALRAAVASGADPFAETLDKLATALGTLLHAGADAGLLRPDIDPFDVGFSLAGIGLITSAPDQRERAGRLLDLLLDGLRYGADGSASSS; translated from the coding sequence ATGAAGGGAGCAACCTTGACCACCAAGCCGAGCGTGTTGCGTGCCGATGCCCGCCGCAACCGGGAGCGCATCCTCGAAGCGGCCGTGCGCGCCTTTTCCGAGAAGGGCGCGGACGTTGCGATCGACACGATCGCCAAGACCGCGGGCGTCGGCTCGGCCACGCTCTACCGCCACTTCCCCACGCGCGAGGCGCTGGTGGAGGCGGCCTACCGCAACGAGCTGGCCCGTGTCTGCGACAGCGCCGCGAAGCTGCTCGACGATAACCCGCCCGACCGGGCGATCCGCCTGTGGATGGACGCCTTCATCGACTACCTGACCGCCAAGCAGGGCATGGCGGACGCACTGCGGGCCGCGGTCGCATCCGGTGCGGACCCCTTCGCTGAGACCCTCGACAAGCTCGCCACCGCGCTCGGCACTCTGCTGCACGCCGGCGCCGACGCCGGTCTCCTGCGCCCGGACATCGACCCCTTCGATGTCGGCTTCAGCCTGGCCGGCATCGGGCTGATCACCAGCGCTCCCGACCAACGCGAACGGGCCGGCCGCCTCCTCGACCTGCTCCTCGACGGCCTCCGGTACGGAGCGGACGGGTCGGCGTCCAGCTCGTGA
- a CDS encoding nitronate monooxygenase, with amino-acid sequence MLRTRFTEMFGLTYPVMAAPMGLHSGGTLAAAVSAAGGLGSFGGTHPSKGPDWIRAEIATIRATTDRPFGVGFITPFLSFTGPLFDATLEERPEVVALSFADPQPWLARARDAGARVMCQVQNYQDAEMAVAAGADVLVAQGTEAGGHTGTMGLLPFLAGVVRRYPDVPVLAAGGIADGRTLAAVLTAGADGAWLGTAFLATPEAVEVHDIHKRLIVESDGSDTVWTRAYDIVSGLPWPATIGTRVRRNRFTDEWSEREATLRECKEEFAPPADSNPFEAPPDLDTGAILYGQSASFVDAVRPAADVVRAISDEAEEILDSRPRSLLS; translated from the coding sequence ATGCTGCGCACGAGATTTACCGAGATGTTCGGTCTCACCTATCCGGTGATGGCTGCCCCCATGGGCTTGCACAGTGGCGGGACACTCGCCGCCGCAGTTTCCGCTGCCGGCGGGCTCGGCTCCTTCGGCGGTACGCATCCGTCGAAGGGGCCAGACTGGATCCGTGCGGAGATCGCGACCATCCGCGCCACGACGGACCGGCCGTTCGGTGTCGGCTTCATCACGCCGTTCCTCTCCTTCACTGGGCCGCTCTTCGACGCCACGCTGGAGGAGCGGCCAGAGGTCGTCGCGCTGTCGTTTGCTGACCCCCAGCCGTGGCTCGCCCGCGCCAGGGACGCGGGAGCCCGGGTGATGTGCCAGGTCCAGAACTACCAGGACGCGGAGATGGCTGTCGCCGCGGGTGCCGATGTCCTCGTGGCGCAAGGTACTGAGGCTGGTGGCCATACCGGGACGATGGGCCTGTTGCCGTTCCTGGCCGGGGTGGTGAGACGGTACCCGGATGTTCCGGTGTTGGCCGCAGGCGGCATCGCTGACGGTCGAACGCTTGCGGCCGTCCTCACCGCTGGTGCAGACGGTGCCTGGCTTGGCACGGCGTTTCTTGCCACGCCCGAGGCGGTCGAGGTGCACGACATCCACAAGCGCCTGATCGTCGAGAGCGATGGCAGCGACACCGTATGGACGCGGGCCTACGACATCGTGTCGGGACTGCCCTGGCCAGCGACCATCGGCACGCGAGTCCGCCGCAATCGGTTCACCGACGAGTGGTCAGAACGTGAAGCAACGCTGCGGGAATGCAAAGAGGAATTCGCACCCCCGGCAGACAGCAACCCCTTTGAGGCCCCGCCCGACCTCGACACGGGCGCGATCCTCTACGGTCAGTCAGCGTCCTTCGTCGACGCCGTCCGCCCCGCTGCGGACGTGGTCCGCGCGATCAGTGACGAGGCCGAGGAAATTCTGGACTCGCGGCCTCGATCGCTGCTGAGCTGA